The window CGATGACATCTTCTTTGCCGAGGATCGCGGCCACCGTGCCCGCGTTGGCGGCAAAGCCGCTCTGAAAGACGACCACCGCCTCTACTTGCTTGAAGGAGGCCAAGCGCCGCTCGAGCTCCATGTGGATGTCCATCGTGCCGGCGATGGTGCGCACGGCGCCGGAGCCCACACCGAGCTGGTCGAGCGCGCGCAGCGCCTGCTCCCGCAGCTTCGGGTGCGTCGTCAGACCGAGGTAGTTGTTCGACGACAGATTGACAACGGATTTCCCGTCGAAGGTCGAGGTCGCTTTCTGCTCGCCGTGCAGGATACGCAACTGGCGGTGGAGACCTTGCTCCTTGAGCGAGTCGAGCTCCATGCCGAGATACGCAAGTGGGTCGGTTCTCGTCGGCATAGGGGCAGAGTATAGCGCGTCGACTTCAGGTGGCAGGACTAGCTGGGCGACAAGGTGAAAGGGGTGACCGGGTGAGGGGGTGAGGGGGTGACCGGGGGGTGACCGGGTGAGGGGCGATTCGAGCGTAGAGGGCGCTGCGCCAGGCCGCGGGGGCACGACGTTAGCGGGTGTTCGGTTGATCGTGACGAAGCGCCACAGTCTCCGAAGTAAACCTGCACTGTCTCGTACTACCCGCTTTCACCTTGTCACCCCGTCACCCGGTCACCCCGTCACCCCCCTGTCACCCCCTCACCCTGTCACCCCCCTGTCACCCCCTCACCCTGTCACCCCCCTGTCACCCCCCTGTCACCCCCTCACCCTGCATCGCCCTTCTGCAGGAACTGTCGCGTGAAATCGGCCATGAGGTCGTAGATGCCATCGAGCTCGTCAGGCGAGGCGAGGTACACGACGCGGAAGAACCCGCCTTCTCGCGGCATCCCGAAGCCGGAGCCGTGAACGCAGAGAATCCCGGTCGCACGAAGCAAGCCGAGCACGAAGTCCTCGTCGCCTCTCCCCGGCGGCAGGTCGACCTGTGGCATCGCATAGAACGCGCCACGGGGTGGCACGCAGCGCATGCCCGGGATGTCGTTCAGGCGGCGTGAGGTCAGCTCCGCGCGCGTCTGGAGCGCGGCGCAAAAGGCCTGCTGGTGCGATCGGTCGCCGCCGAGCGCGGTCGGAATGGCGTGCTGCATCGGCCCGCAGCTACAGAGACGGCCGTCCGCGAGCTTCTGGAGTGCTGAAACGACCCCGTCGAGACGCGGACTGCGGCCAACGGCGAGCCAGCCCGTGCGCCAGCCGGGCGCCGTGAAGCCCTTGGACAGCGAAGAAAACGACAGGATCAAGGCGTCGGGATTCAGGCTTCCAAGAGGTGCGACCGGACCGTCATAAGCCAGATCCCCATACACCTCGTCTGAAAGAATAGGAATGCCGTAATGATCCGATAGATCTAGTAGCCGGCGACGGAGGTGCTCGGGGTACACCGCACCGGTCGGGTTGTTAGGATCAATGACCACGAGCACGCGCGTGCGTGGTGTCACGAGCCGGCCCAGTGCCTCCACGTCCGGCAGCCAACCCTGCTCGGGATCCGCGGGATAGAGTACCGCGCGGGCGCCGAGCTTGGCGGTCACTGCCGTGTAGAGCGGATATGTCGGCACCGGCATCAGGACCTCGTCACCCGGGTTGACGAGCGCCGTCAAGGCGAGCTCGATGCCTTCTGACGTGCCACTCGTGATGATGACGCGGTCAGGCGCCGTCGGCAGGCCGCGACGCGTGAAGTCGGCAGCGATGGCCTCGCGCGCCTCCCGAGTCCCGGCAGACGGCGCGTAACCGTTGTTGTTCGCTCGCACGGCCTCGATCACGGCGTCGACCAGATGCGAAGGTGTAGCGAAGCCAAACGGCACGGGGTCGCCGATGTTTAGATACCGCACGCGTGTTCCCGCGGCCTCGACGCGCTTCGCCTCGGCGACGATGTTGCGGATGGCGTATGTGAACGCGTCGACGCGGTTCGCCACGGGTACGGCTGATGCAGTGGTCGTCGGTGGCATGAGATGCTCCGATTGTAGCAGGCGTCCCCGGCTGCTCGCGCTCCGCGGAAGGCTCCGGACGAGCGTGGACTTGTCCGCCGGAGCGCGAAGGCGGAAGCACCATCGACTTGCGAAGGGCGGAGCTGTTTCCCAAAAGTTACATAGCTGGGGTTACGTCATCGTGCAAGTTTTACGCGTCTCCGTGGATGATCCAGCATTGAACGTGTGTCCGCGCGTGCAACGGTCCAGGTCAATGCCAACGCCATCAATGGGTTGGCGGTGCTGGCAAGCATCTTGGTAAGGAGAGGCCCTGTGAGACAAGAGCGCGGGAAGATGCTTGGCCACATCGTCGTGGCCCTCGGCCTGCTTGTGGTGCCGGTCGCAGGGGCGTCGGCCCAGCAAGAGGACGAGACTCCCCGCGCGACGTTCAGGTCCGGCGTCGAGCTCGTGGCTCTCACGGCCACCGTGAAGGATCAGAGAGGACGACTCATCCGGGACCTCCAGCAAGAAGATTTTCAGGTGATCGAGAACGGCCAGGAACGGCGAATCGTCGAGTTCAAGCCCACTGATCGCGGGCCGGTTCAGGTGGCGTTCCTCTTCGACCAGAGCGGGAGCATGGGCCTCGGCGCGACTGGGATGGGGACGAACCTCGAGGCCGGCCAGCAGGTCGTCGAGCACATGTTGGCGTGGATGCAGCCCCAGGCGGACCGTGTCGCCCTCTACGCGTTCGATCGAGAGCTGATAGAGCTGCAGCCATTTACGAGCGATCCGACATCGGTGCGCTCCGGGCTCACCAAGCTTCAGGCATGGGGAACGACGGCGCTGTACGATGCCGTGGCAGAGACAGCCAAACGGGTGGGAGGCAAGAAGAGCATCGAGCGGCGGGCCGTTGTCGTCGTCACGGATGGCATCGACACGGCGAGCGCGCTGACACCCTCTGAAGTGTCGGGCATTGCGAGTGCGATCGACGTGCCCGTGTACGTCTTCGTCGTGATGGCATCGGTCGATCACCCCGATCGTGGGGTTGGGCTGCGGACGCCGTCGGGCGAACACGTGACGAGCAACCTGGGGAAGCTCGCATCGTGGACTGGTGGTAGCATGCTGCTCGTCACCAGCGCGAGTGAAGCCAGCCTGGCGGTGCGAGATCTCATCACCGAGCTGCGTCACCAATACCTCATTGCGTTCGAGGCAGCGCCCGGCTCCGGCTGGCGGGGGTTACTGGTGCGAGCTCGGGATCCAGACCTGTCGGTGCGTGCGCGGCGTGGGTACTTTGCGAGCCAGTACTCGATGACGCAGTGAGGTTGTGTTGCAGGCGGTTTCCGCGCCAGGATGTCAGACTGCCGCGGCGGGAACCCGACCTGCTCGTGGGTGTGCCTGCCAAAACGTGATAACTCTAAGCCCGGCCCGCAGGCGGTCGGGCAGTGCCGTTTTTGATGCGAGAACGGACTTGAACAGGAGGAGGCAATGTTTCGTCGATTGCTGATGGTAGTTCCCGTGGTGGCGGTGGCTGTTGCGGGATCGACAGCGTGTGCCACGAAGAAGTTTGTCAGGACCGAGGTTGCGCCGGTCAATGACAAGGTGACGACCCTGTCGACAACGGTCGAGGAAAACCAGGAGCGGACCGATCAACGCATCTCCGAGGTGGATGCAAAGGCCGGTGCCGCCGACGAGAAGGCTGCTGCGGCTGGGTCTGCCGCCACGGAAGCGAGGAGCGCTGCCGACAGCGCGGCGGGCAGAGCCGACGAGGTCGAGAAGTCGTTCCGGAAGCTAATCTACGAGGTCACGCTGGACGAGGCCGCCGGCAAGTTCGAATTCGACAACGCCGACCTGCCAGAGGGCGCCACGGCGCTGCTCGACCAGATGATTACGGACCTCCAGGCGGATCCCCAGGCGGTCTGGTTCGAGATCGAGGGCCACACCGACTCGACCGGCAGCCAGGCATACAACGAGAAGTTGGGGCTCCAGCGCGCGGAGGCGGTCAAGCAGTACTTGTACGAACAGCACAAGATTCCGCTGCACAAGATGAACGTCCTGAGCTACGGTGAGACGAAGCCCGTGGCGAGTAACCAGGCGCGCGACGGTCGCGCAGAGAACCGCCGAGTGGTCATCAAGGTAGTTTCGTAACCAGGTGTCCAGGGATCAGGGTGAGGGGGTCAGTAGGCGTCAGGGGACCAGGCGTCAGTAGGGGATCAGTCCTTGCTCCTCCTGGCCTGCCCCGAATCACTCGCGACCCCTTCCCCCTGATCCTGACTCCCCGCGATGCCTGACCTTGCGGACACCTGCCCCGGATCCATGCTGACGCCTGACCCTAACGCCTGCTGACCCAGCCCCCTGACCCCTATTCCTGTTAAGAAGGTAAAAAGGACGTCGGCACTACGCCGCGCAGCCTGGCCCGGTGCTACAGTACGTCCATGCGATGGCGGCGGCCATCCGGGTTGCTCGTCTTGGCGCTCGTGCTCGCCGGCCTCCTCGGGCTGCTCGCAACGCTGCAGTGGCAGTGGCTCGGGCAGATCAGTGCTAGCGAGCGGGGCCGCATGCATCACACGCTGCGTCGCCAAGCGAATGAGTTCGCGGAGGATTTCGACCGAGAGATCACGCGTGCCTACTTCTGGCTCCAGATGGATCACGTCTGGCTTCAGGTAGACCGCCTTGCTGCTCAGACCACGCCGGCGAAGCCGTTCGAGGGTTGGTTCCGCACTTCGCCCTATCCCGGGCTGATCAAGACCATTTATCAAGTGACGCGGGCAGAGACGGGTGACCTGCGCCTCGCACGCTACAACCGGCAGGACGCCACCTTTGTCTCACTCGATGCCTGGCCGCGCGAGCTCGAGGTGCTGCAAGCGCGCCTTGCCGCCGAGAAGATGACCAGGCCGCTGGGTGTCGATGTGCGGGGCCGCAAGCCGCGCATCGGACTCGGACACGTGGCACCGTCGATTCCCGCCATCGTCATTCCTCGCCCGCCCATCGAGTTCAGGCGTGAATCCCGGGCGGGCGAGCCGATCGGATTCGAGCTCACCATCGCCGTTCTCGATATGGACTACATCCGGCGTGAGCTGCTACCGACGCTTGCCGAGCGTCACTTCACGACCGATGTGGCCACACGGCCGGACAGCGCGGCGCCGGCGCCAGGGAATCGCTTCGAGTATCGCGTCGCGGTGATCGATCGCCGAACCGAGACGCTGATCTACTGTTCCGCGGAAGACAGCGCACAGTGCCGGTTCGAAGAGCCCGACTACGCCGAGGACATGTTGGAGATTCGCGTGCGCGACTTCAACCGCTTCGTGGTGGACGACCGGCTGCGCCCGCCGCTCCCGCCGGGAGAGGCCAGCGCTTACAAGCTAAGCTTGATGCGTCGGCGTGCTGCCGACCACGGAGCGAAGCCCCGGCCGCGTGCAGACGGACCGTGGGAGGTCGCGCTCAAGCACCAGTCGGGCTCCCTCGAGATCGCCGTGGCGCAGGCACGACAGCGCAACCTGGTCGTGAGCTTCGGCGTGCTGCTGCTGCTCGCAACGAGCATCGGGCTGGTACTGATCTCCACCGGGCGCGCACGGTCCCTGGCGGCGCGACAGGTGGAGTTCGTGGCTGGTGTGTCGCACGAGCTCCGAACGCCGCTGGCCGTGATTCGATCCGCTGCAGAGAACTTGGCGGACGGCGTTGTGGCCGAGGCAGGACAAGTGCGCCGGTACGGCACGCTCATCGCCTCCGAGGGGCGACGTCTGACCCAAATGGTCGAACAGGTGATGGAGTTTGCCGGCATTGCCACCGGGCGCCGGCAGTTGGATCTTCGCCCCATAGACGTGCAGGGCGTCATTGACGATGCCCTCGCCGCGTGCCAGCCGTTGGCGCGCGAGCAGGGATGCACGATTGACGTAGACCTGCCCTCCGCGCTGCCGACGGTCGTCGCGGACGCCGAGGCGCTCAGCCGGTCGGTGCAGAACTTGTTGAGCAACGCCATCAAGTACAGCGGCAGCGGCGCCTGGGTCGGCTTGACCGCAGAGGTCGGGAACCACGGGCGGTCCGAGGTGCGAGTCAATGTCACCGATCGCGGTCCTGGAATCTTCGCAGAAGATCTGCCCCACATCTTCGAGCCCTTCTATCGCGGCCGCAGCGTCCAAAATGGTCAGGTTCATGGCAGCGGTCTCGGTCTAAGCCTCGTGGCGCGCATCATGGAGCAGCACCGCGGCAAGGTCACGGTGCGATCCGAGCCACACAGTGCCACGACTTTCACGCTTCACGTCCCGGCAGCTTAGGCCCCGTCGATGAACCGCATTCTTCTCATCGAGGACGAGCCGGGGCTCGTGCTGACCCTCTCCGATCGCCTTACCCGCGAGGGCTACGAGGTCGAGGCCGCCCACGACGGGGAGGAGGGTTTCGAGAAAGCCCTTGCGCAGTCGTTCGATCTCATTGTCCTCGACGTGATGCTGCCGCGGCGCAACGGCTTCGATGTATGCCGCGACCTGCGGCAGCGCGGTGTCGAAACGCCCATCATCATGCTCACGGCGCGGGGCCAGGTGGTGGACAGAGTCGTCGGCCTGAAGCTCGGCGCCGACGACTATCTCACCAAGCCGTTCGAAACCATGGAGTTGCTCGCGCGGATCGAGGCACGGCTGCGCCGTGCGCCCCCGAAGGCAGCGACCGCGGTGGACAACGAGTCCTATCAATTTGGCGACATCCGGCTGGATTTTCGAAGCGCAGAAGTGTATCGCGCGGAAGCGAAGGTGGAGGTCTCCGCGCGAGAGTACCAGCTCCTCCGCTACTTCATCGAGCACCGCGGTGCGACCCTCTCCCGCGATCGTCTCCTGGACGAGGTGTGGGGCTACAACGCCATCCCGTCGACGCGCACGGTCGACGTCCACGTCGCCTGGCTTCGGCAGAAAATTGAGCCGAACCCGCGCCACCCTCAATACCTCCTGACCGTACACGGCCTCGGCTATAAGTTCGTCGGGTAGGCGCCAATTACGAAAAAGGGGCCTGTCCCCTTTTCCGCTAAGTCTGCCGCCAGGTTGCCAAAAGGGGTCACCGAGGCGACTTGGCCGGCGCGGAGGCCACGCCTGGGCGCGGCGTGTCGGCCAAAGTATTTGGAGTCAGTCGGTTGGAGGCCGTGGCGCGCCCAGGAACGTCGGCATTGAGCTTGCTGTGGATTCTACTAGTGTTCGATGTCCGTCCGACGTCACCAGCCGGACGTGTGCTTACAGAGGGGGTTACATGATCAGACAATTGCCTTGGGCAGCGACGGTAGTCGTGCTCGCGCTCATGTTCGGTGGTGCGAGGGACGCGGCTGCTGCACCAATTACCATTACAGGAGCTACGTCGTTTGAAATCGACTGG is drawn from Luteitalea sp. and contains these coding sequences:
- a CDS encoding aminotransferase class I/II-fold pyridoxal phosphate-dependent enzyme — translated: MPPTTTASAVPVANRVDAFTYAIRNIVAEAKRVEAAGTRVRYLNIGDPVPFGFATPSHLVDAVIEAVRANNNGYAPSAGTREAREAIAADFTRRGLPTAPDRVIITSGTSEGIELALTALVNPGDEVLMPVPTYPLYTAVTAKLGARAVLYPADPEQGWLPDVEALGRLVTPRTRVLVVIDPNNPTGAVYPEHLRRRLLDLSDHYGIPILSDEVYGDLAYDGPVAPLGSLNPDALILSFSSLSKGFTAPGWRTGWLAVGRSPRLDGVVSALQKLADGRLCSCGPMQHAIPTALGGDRSHQQAFCAALQTRAELTSRRLNDIPGMRCVPPRGAFYAMPQVDLPPGRGDEDFVLGLLRATGILCVHGSGFGMPREGGFFRVVYLASPDELDGIYDLMADFTRQFLQKGDAG
- a CDS encoding VWA domain-containing protein; protein product: MRQERGKMLGHIVVALGLLVVPVAGASAQQEDETPRATFRSGVELVALTATVKDQRGRLIRDLQQEDFQVIENGQERRIVEFKPTDRGPVQVAFLFDQSGSMGLGATGMGTNLEAGQQVVEHMLAWMQPQADRVALYAFDRELIELQPFTSDPTSVRSGLTKLQAWGTTALYDAVAETAKRVGGKKSIERRAVVVVTDGIDTASALTPSEVSGIASAIDVPVYVFVVMASVDHPDRGVGLRTPSGEHVTSNLGKLASWTGGSMLLVTSASEASLAVRDLITELRHQYLIAFEAAPGSGWRGLLVRARDPDLSVRARRGYFASQYSMTQ
- a CDS encoding OmpA family protein codes for the protein MFRRLLMVVPVVAVAVAGSTACATKKFVRTEVAPVNDKVTTLSTTVEENQERTDQRISEVDAKAGAADEKAAAAGSAATEARSAADSAAGRADEVEKSFRKLIYEVTLDEAAGKFEFDNADLPEGATALLDQMITDLQADPQAVWFEIEGHTDSTGSQAYNEKLGLQRAEAVKQYLYEQHKIPLHKMNVLSYGETKPVASNQARDGRAENRRVVIKVVS
- a CDS encoding response regulator, which gives rise to MNRILLIEDEPGLVLTLSDRLTREGYEVEAAHDGEEGFEKALAQSFDLIVLDVMLPRRNGFDVCRDLRQRGVETPIIMLTARGQVVDRVVGLKLGADDYLTKPFETMELLARIEARLRRAPPKAATAVDNESYQFGDIRLDFRSAEVYRAEAKVEVSAREYQLLRYFIEHRGATLSRDRLLDEVWGYNAIPSTRTVDVHVAWLRQKIEPNPRHPQYLLTVHGLGYKFVG